In Carya illinoinensis cultivar Pawnee chromosome 16, C.illinoinensisPawnee_v1, whole genome shotgun sequence, a single window of DNA contains:
- the LOC122298598 gene encoding probable LRR receptor-like serine/threonine-protein kinase At3g47570, with the protein MAHSSSSFCIQYFLFLCCFVSLITFVVGAGNETDRLTLLDFKAKITHDPLGFLSSWNDSIHFCSWQGVTCGRKHHDRVTKLDVQSQNLGGSISPQVGNLSFLRELILLNNSFIHIIPPEVGHLRRLQILALGNNSISGQIPSNISGCTNLISIGVHYNKLFGEIPAELSTLPKLLHLSLYNNNLTGRIPPSFGNLSSLKILDAVYNNLGGSIPESFGQLTKVIFLSLGSNRFVGIVPPSIFNLSSITVFDVGDNKLHGSLPWDMGITLPNLQQFSIFGNQFSGSIPVSIANASYLYDLYMHSNKLTGKVPSVGMLYRLEMFSIHSNLFGHGGRNGLSFLCSLTNATNLKALSIGNNNLCGVLPNCISNFSTTLTVLAIRQNRISGSIPRGLGNLINLEWMDIGMNTISGNIPSEISYLGKLRILGLFANNLSGNIPPSLGNLTLLIQLYSGMNNLHGAIPPSLAKFQNLVELDLSRNKLSGVIPPHVMGLISFSLIDVDLSANQFTGILPTEIGNLKNLESLDISENKLFGEIPASLGGCVKLEVLRMRKNFFQGPIPSSLESLRGIELLDLSNNNLSGEIPKFLERLNFLQQLDLSYNYFEGGVPTKGVFSNASATLVKGNGELCGGIMEFQLPKCKFKKSQKGQKLTLTLKLIISLVAALLGITLVLLCLLFSLRKKRKENPSRNSENSLLNVSYQSLQKATNGFSSANLIGLGGFGSVYKGILDQDSRTIAVKVLNLLHHGASKSFIAECEALRNIRHRNLVKVLSACSSVDFQGHDFKALVYEFMVNGNLDEWLHPNPKTNDDEALEKPQSLSLLQRLNIAIDVANALEYLHHHCDKPIIHCDLKPGNVLLDEEMTAHVGDFGLVRFHIECTQDCSTDQSSSIGVRGTVGYAPPEYGMGNEVSTYGDVYSYGILLLEMFTGKRPTDDMFKDSFMLHEFVKAALPERLVDVIDPILLWEREDHQYGETRTNETPNYQSQITISSKIREGLSLILGIGVACSMEFPMERMNIKDVLKELHSIQEKTSLN; encoded by the exons ATGGCGCATTCATCATCTTCATTCTGCATTCAGTATTTTTTGTTCCTCTGTTGCTTTGTCTCGTTGATCACCTTTGTGGTTGGCGCAGGGAATGAGACTGACAGGTTGACCTTGCTCGACTTCAAGGCCAAGATAACTCATGACCCACTTGGTTTTCTGAGCTCCTGGAATGATAGCATCCATTTCTGCAGCTGGCAAGGTGTTACTTGTGGTCGAAAACATCATGACAGGGTCACAAAATTGGACGTGCAATCCCAAAATCTGGGGGGCTCCATATCACCACAAGTAGGAAACTTGAGTTTTCTTAGGGAACTAATCCTCTTAAACAACAGCTTTATTCATATAATCCCTCCAGAAGTTGGGCATCTGCGCAGACTGCAAATCTTGGCATTAGGCAACAACAGTATCAGTGGCCAAATTCCAAGCAATATATCTGGTTGCACCAATCTCATCTCCATCGGAGTTCATTATAATAAACTATTTGGAGAAATCCCAGCAGAGCTTTCCACCTTGCCCAAACTCCTACATTTGTCTCTTTACAATAATAACCTAACAGGAAGAATCCCACCTTCTTTCGGAAACTTATCTTCTCTCAAAATATTGGATGCTGTTTATAATAACTTGGGGGGGAGTATTCCTGAATCTTTTGGCCAGCTGACGAAAGTTATATTTTTGAGTTTGGgttcaaatagatttgttgGTATAGTTCCTCCATCAATCTTTAATCTCTCTTCTATCACAGTCTTTGATGTAGGAGACAACAAATTACATGGGAGTCTTCCTTGGGACATGGGCATCACCTTACCCAATCTTCAACAATTTTCCATTTTTGGAAATCAGTTTTCTGGATCTATCCCTGTTTCAATAGCTAACGCTTCATATCTATATGACCTGTATATGCACTCCAATAAACTCACTGGAAAAGTTCCCTCTGTAGGAATGCTGTACAGACTTGAAATGTTTTCCATTCACTCCAATCTCTTTGGACATGGTGGAAGAAATGGCTTGAGTTTTCTTTGCTCTCTCACTAATGCCACAAATCTCAAGGCATTGTCTATAGGTAATAATAACCTTTGCGGTGTGTTACCTAATTGCATTAGCAACTTCTCGACTACTCTTACCGTATTGGCTATAAGACAAAATAGAATATCCGGAAGCATCCCAAGAGGCTTAGGAAATCTCATCAACTTGGAGTGGATGGATATTGGCATGAACACAATATCAGGTAATATTCCCTCTGAGATCAGCTATCTTGGGAAGTTAAGAATTTTGGGTTTATTTGCAAACAATCTCTCAGGGAACATTCCACCCTCACTAGGAAACTTAACACTATTGATACAGTTGTATTCAGGAATGAATAATCTTCATGGAGCAATCCCTCCAAGCCTTGCTAAGTTCCAAAATTTGGTGGAATTGGATCTTTCTAGGAATAAGCTCAGTGGTGTTATTCCTCCACATGTCATGGGTCTAATCTCATTCTCACTAATTGATGTGGACTTGTCTGCAAATCAATTTACTGGTATCCTCCCCACGGAAATAGGAAACTTGAAAAATCTAGAAAGTTTAGATATTTCTGAGAATAAGTTATTTGGTGAAATCCCAGCAAGTCTTGGCGGCTGTGTAAAACTTGAAGTTCTTCGCATGAGAAAAAACTTCTTCCAAGGACCTATACCTTCATCATTGGAATCATTAAGAGGTATTGAACTTTTAGATCTTTCTAACAACAATTTGTCTGGAGAAATTCCAAAATTTTTGGAACGTCTCAATTTCTTGCAGCAATTGGATCTATCTTACAACTATTTTGAGGGTGGGGTACCAACAAAAGGAGTTTTCAGTAATGCGAGTGCAACTTTAGTTAAGGGAAATGGTGAGCTCTGTGGTGGGATAATGGAGTTTCAGCTTcctaaatgtaaattcaaaaaATCCCAGAAGGGGCAGAAGCTGACCCTTACCTTGAAGTTGATAATCTCTCTAGTTGCCGCACTTCTTGGAATCACTTTGGTTTTGTTGTGTCTACTTTTTTCTctaagaaagaagagaaaagaaaaccctTCAAGAAACTCAGAAAATTCTCTTCTGAATGTATCTTACCAAAGTCTCCAAAAAGCGACAAACGGGTTCTCCTCGGCTAATTTAATTGGTCTTGGTGGCTTTGGGTCTGTGTATAAAGGAATTCTTGATCAGGATTCACGTACAATTGCTGTCAAGGTCCTCAACCTCTTGCACCATGGAGCTTCTAAGAGTTTCATTGCTGAATGCGAAGCCTTAAGAAATATCAGACATCGGAATCTTGTAAAAGTACTTTCAGCTTGTTCAAGTGTTGACTTTCAAGGTCATGATTTCAAGGCTTTGGTGTATGAATTCATGGTAAATGGCAATCTAGATGAGTGGTTGCatccaaatccaaaaacaaatgatGATGAGGCTCTAGAGAAACCACAGAGTTTGAGTCTTCTTCAAAGGTTGAATATTGCCATTGATGTTGCTAATGCATTGGAATATCTTCATCATCATTGCGATAAACCGATTATTCACTGCGATCTTAAGCCAGGAAATGTTCTTCTCGATGAAGAAATGACTGCACATGTTGGTGACTTCGGCTTGGTGAGATTTCATATTGAGTGCACACAAGATTGTTCAACTGATCAATCAAGCTCCATTGGAGTAAGAGGAACAGTGGGTTATGCTCCTCCag AGTATGGTATGGGAAATGAGGTATCAACATATGGTGATGTATACAGTTATGGCATACTCTTGCTAGAGATGTTCACAGGAAAAAGGCCGACTGATGACATGTTCAAGGACAGCTTTATGCTACATGAATTTGTCAAAGCGGCTTTGCCTGAACGACTAGTTGATGTTATTGATCCTATTCTTCTTTGGGAAAGAGAAGATCATCAGTATGGAGAGACAAGAACGAATGAAACTCCCAATTATCAGAGTCAAATTACAATTAGTTCCAAAATCAGAGAAGGCTTGAGTTTGATACTTGGAATTGGAGTAGCCTGTTCCATGGAATTTCCAATGGAAAGGATGAACATCAAGGATGTCTTGAAAGAGTTGCATTCGATTCAAGAAAAAACTTCTTTGAATTAG